A stretch of DNA from bacterium:
ACCTGGACGACGACGAGCGCCGCGAGCTCGAGGACGTCCTGAAAAAGGAATCCCGCTGATTTTCCGTGTTTCGCCTCGTACCTCGCATTGTCGCCGGCGCCTTTCTCGTTTTTCTGGGCATCGCCGGCGTGAGCTACATGCAAAAACGTTTTGACCGCTCGGACGAAAAGAGGGCCCTGGAGGCCATTCTTGCCCGGGTGCCGGACGTCTCCGACCCGGCCATGTGCCGCGCCGAGATGGCGTCCCGGGCCCTCGGGGACGTCCGCGTCACCTGCGGCGAGCGGTCATGGATCGTCAATCTATTGAGCGCCAAGATCGCCGAGGAACATGCCAGCCCCGCTCCGTGACTATTTCGAAAAGGCCTTGAAAGACCTCGGCCCCCAGCATTGGTGGCCCGGGGAGACGCCCTTCGAGGTGTGCGTGGGGGCCATCCTCACGCAGAACACGGCGTGGACGAACGTCGAGAAGGCGATCGGGAACCTCAAGGCGCGCGGATTGCTGGATCCTCACCGGATGAACGCCCTGCCTCCGGCGGAATTGGCCCAACTCGTCCGGCCGGCCGGTTACTTCAACATCAAGACGAAACGCCTGAAGAGCTTTCTCAAGTTCCTCATCGAGGAATACGAAGGAGATCTGGAGCGGATGAAGTTGGAGCGGGCGGAAAGTCTTCGGGAGAAGCTCCTGTCCGTCCGCGGCATCGGGCCGGAGACGGCGGATTCCATCCTTTTATACGCCCTGGAGAAACCGGTCTTCGTGGTCGACGCCTACACCAAGAGGATCTTCACGCGGCACGAGGTCTTAAGCGATGAGGCGGACTACCACGAGATTCAAGACCACTTTGCGCGCCACTTGTCCACGGAGACGCGGACATTCAACGAATTCCACGCCCTGATCGTGAATGTGGGGAAGAACTGGTGCCGTCCCCGGAACCCCGATTGCGACCGTTGCCCGTGGAAACCCTATTTGCCCCGCTGATCGTCCTTGTGCTCCATCTTGGCCTTCACAATGATGTAAATGGCCCCGTAGGCCAGGACGGCGATCACGCCCAGGATGACGAAAAGGATGATCTTGGGATTGTCCCAGACGAGCTTGAGGGCGCCCACGGCGAAGAGCAGGAGGGCGAAGGAGATCGCATGGACGCGCCAGTTCACGCCTCAAGAATAGCAAACTTCTAGTTCTTGATCACCGACAAAACCGAGGCCTCGGGCTTAAGGTATTTCCTGGCGACGCGCAGGATGTCCTGCCGCGTCACGCGCTCGATCCGCTCCGGGTAGCGGAAGATCTCGTCGATCGGCATGCCGTAGCAGGCGTGGTAGGCCATCAGGGCCGCCACCGAGCTGTTCTTTTGCAGGTCGAGCTCGTAGTTGCCGATGATGAACCGCTTGGCCCGCTCGATCTCGTCTTCGGAGGCCGGTTCCTTGCGGATCCGGTCCAATTCCTCCCGGATGCCGGCCAGCGAGTCGTCCAGCTTCGAGGTGTCGGTCCCCATGTAGACGGTGATGGAGCCCGGCTCGATCCCTTCCTGCGTCGAGCTGGAAACGGCGTAGGCGAGCCCGCGCTTGTCGCGGAGCTCGATGAAGAGGCGCCCGCCCTGGCCGGCCAGGACGTAGTTCATGACCTCCAGCGCGAAGCGGTCCGGGTGCCTCACCGTCGTGCCGAGAAAGCCGTAGACGATGTGGGCCTGCAGCTTGTTCTTGCGCGTGATCACCTCAACCGGCTTCGAGGGCGGCTTGGGGAGGGGGATTTTTGAAAACCGGCCGCGCTTCGCCTTCCAGGCCGCGAGTTTGTCGGTCAATCGTTCCCTGACGTCGCCCGGCGAGACGTCTCCGACGACCGAAAGCACGAGATTGTCCGGACGGACGGTGTCGAAATAGTGCCGCATGAGGTCCGCCCGGCGGAGCCTTCGGACCGTCTCCGCGGTCCCCATCGTGGGAAGACCGTAGGGGTGCGTGGGGTAGAGGGCGGCCATGAAACGCTTCATCGCGAGGCTGGAAAGGGAATCCTCCTCGTTCCGGATGGCGGTCAGCGTGTGGCCTTTCTCCTTCGCGACCTCGTCCTCCGGAAAACCCGGATGCAGGAGGACGTCGAAGAAAAGGTCCAGACCCTCGACGATCTTGTCGGACAGGAAGGTGCCCGAGACGCCCAGGAGATTCCGGCCCAGGTAGCCGTCGATGTGCCCCGAAAGGCTTTCCGATTCCTCGGCGAGTTCCCGCGCCGTCCGGTGCGCCGTGCCCTTGGTCAGGAGCGATTGGATGAGGTGCGAGGAGCCGTTGTTCCTGCGGGTCTCCGAACGCAGCCCCCCCAAAGACGCGCTCCGGATGGAGACGAGCGGGAGGTTCCGGTTCTCCCGGACCACGACCCGCACGCCGGAGGGGAGCCGGAAGGACTCGATGGAGCCTTCTTTCTTGCGGACCTGCCTGGGTTTTTTGCCGTTCTCGACGGCCTCCGTCAGCCAGCCGGAGAGGCGGTCCCGGCCCCAGGTCTCGCGTTTCGGATGGCAGAGCGCGAAGGAGATCCTCTCCGGGATGAAGTAGTTCTGGGCCATGCGCTGGACGTCTTCCGGCGTCACCTCCGCCAGGCGGCGGTAATAGACGTCTTCGAAGTCCACGTCGCCCGCGATGCCCTCGAAATAGCCGATCTTCCGGGCCTGCGACTCCACCGTCTGCCTCTCGTAGATCCGGGCGCTCCGGAGCGACTCGCGGGCGCGCGCAAATTCGACCGTCGAGGGCGGCTCGTGCTTGAGCTTCTCGATCTCCTCCCAGACGCCGCGCAGGGTCTCGCGCAGGGCCTTCTCCTTGAGGACGCCGCCGACGATGAAGAGGCCCGGGTGCCGCGGCGTGTAGGCGTAACTGGCGATCGCCGTGACGAGGTTTTTCTTTTCCTTGATGGACTGCTCCAGGCGGCTGCTTCCGCCGCTCCCCAGCACGTGCGAAAGGAGGTCCAAGGCCGGGATGTCCTCGTGGGTCAGACCCGGAACGGGAAAAGAGAGGTCGAAGTAGCGCCCCTCCACCTCCATGCCGCGGGCGGTGATGCGGCGCCCGAGCTGGGGCGGCTCGGCCGGGATTTTCTGGACGGGGGCGGTCCCGGACGGAATCTTCGAAAATAGGGTCTCGACCTTGGGCAGGACGTCCTTGATCTGAAAATCGCCGACTCCGATGAGGATCAAATTCGACCCCACGTACCAGCGCTTGTAGAAGTCCATGAGGTGCTGGCGCGACACGCCCCGCACCGTCTCGCGGTTCCCCGCGATCGGCCGCCGGTAGGGGTGGAGGGAGTAGGCGGACGTGAAAAGGTCCTGGCTCACCATCTGCGAGGGGTTGTCCTCGGATCGGGAGATCTCCTCGACGACGACCTCCTTCTCACGCGTCAGCTCCGTCTCGTCAAAGGTGGGGTCGATGGCCGCGTCCGCCAGGATGTCCAGCCCCACCTCCATCTTGCGTGAGGACATGTTGATGTAAAAGACGGTCTCGTCGAAGCTCGTGTAGGCGTTGATGTCACCGCCCGAGGCCTCGACCTCCTTGGCGATCTGCCCGACCGGGCGCCGCCCGGTCCCCTTGAAAATCATATGTTCGATCAAGTGGCACAGCCCCGCTTCGTCGTCGGTCTCGTTGACGCTGCCGACGTTCGACCAAAGGTTCCAAGACACGACCGGGGCCGTGTGGCTTTCGAGCAGGAGAACGCGGAGCCCGTTGGAGAGGGAGGTCTTGAAGGGTTTGTGCATAGGCCGGTCAGAATAAAGTATTCGTCCTTGATTTCAAAGAAGTTTAAAATCACATTTCCCCCGATGCTCGAGATCCTCCTCATCCGCCACGGCCAAACCGACTGGAACCGCGACCGGCGCATCATGGGGCGCAAACCCGTGCCGCTGAACAAGGCCGGACGGGCGGAGGCGCGGGCGCTGGCCAAGGCGCTCAAGGGCGTGAAGATCGACGCGCTTTACACGAGTCCCGTGCTGCGGGCGGTCGAGACCGCGGAACATCTGCGGGACGGGCGCAAGACAGCGATCCGACACGCCCAAGAAATGGCCGAAATCGATTACGGCCGGTGGATCGGCAAGACGTTCGAGGAGGTGATCCCGGAGAAGGCCTTCCGCGTCTATCACAAGACGCCCCGCAAGGCTCAGGCGCCCGGCGGGGAGCGCATGAGGGACGTTTACCGGAGGACGATCCGGTTCATCGAAACGATCCGGCGTCGCCACAAGGCGGGGCGGATCGCCGTCGTCAGCCACGCGGACGTCATCAAGACCGTGCTCGTCCATTACCTGGGCATGGACTACGACCATCTCCTCAAGTTCCGGATCGACAACGCGTCCATCTCCCTGTTGTGGTTCTACAAGGACCGCGCGCGGGTCATGGCGGTCAACGCGCTTGCGGCCCCGCACAAGCTGTTCGGTTTGGTCGACCTGCTGAGCCCCAACGTGAAGGCCGCCCCGATTCGGAAAGCGCGGAAGAAAAACAAATGAGCGGCAAAAAGGAAGAAATCGCCGAGCTCGAGCGGCAGATCCGTCACCACAACGAGCTCTATTTCGAAAAGCATGCCCCGGAAATCTCCGACTACGAGTTCGACCGCCTGGTCGAGCGTTTGAAGAAGCTCAGGCCCGACTCGCCCGTCCTGACGGAAATCCCCCCGGAAGGGCCGGTGAAGGAGTTCAAAAAGGTCCGGCACACCTTGGAAATGCTCTCGCTCGACAAGTGCTACAACGATGAAGACTTCCAGTCTTGGATGGAAAAATTTGATAGCGACGTGATCGTCATGCCGAAGATCGA
This window harbors:
- a CDS encoding histidine phosphatase family protein; amino-acid sequence: MLEILLIRHGQTDWNRDRRIMGRKPVPLNKAGRAEARALAKALKGVKIDALYTSPVLRAVETAEHLRDGRKTAIRHAQEMAEIDYGRWIGKTFEEVIPEKAFRVYHKTPRKAQAPGGERMRDVYRRTIRFIETIRRRHKAGRIAVVSHADVIKTVLVHYLGMDYDHLLKFRIDNASISLLWFYKDRARVMAVNALAAPHKLFGLVDLLSPNVKAAPIRKARKKNK
- a CDS encoding endonuclease III domain-containing protein, which gives rise to MPAPLRDYFEKALKDLGPQHWWPGETPFEVCVGAILTQNTAWTNVEKAIGNLKARGLLDPHRMNALPPAELAQLVRPAGYFNIKTKRLKSFLKFLIEEYEGDLERMKLERAESLREKLLSVRGIGPETADSILLYALEKPVFVVDAYTKRIFTRHEVLSDEADYHEIQDHFARHLSTETRTFNEFHALIVNVGKNWCRPRNPDCDRCPWKPYLPR
- a CDS encoding pitrilysin family protein — encoded protein: MHKPFKTSLSNGLRVLLLESHTAPVVSWNLWSNVGSVNETDDEAGLCHLIEHMIFKGTGRRPVGQIAKEVEASGGDINAYTSFDETVFYINMSSRKMEVGLDILADAAIDPTFDETELTREKEVVVEEISRSEDNPSQMVSQDLFTSAYSLHPYRRPIAGNRETVRGVSRQHLMDFYKRWYVGSNLILIGVGDFQIKDVLPKVETLFSKIPSGTAPVQKIPAEPPQLGRRITARGMEVEGRYFDLSFPVPGLTHEDIPALDLLSHVLGSGGSSRLEQSIKEKKNLVTAIASYAYTPRHPGLFIVGGVLKEKALRETLRGVWEEIEKLKHEPPSTVEFARARESLRSARIYERQTVESQARKIGYFEGIAGDVDFEDVYYRRLAEVTPEDVQRMAQNYFIPERISFALCHPKRETWGRDRLSGWLTEAVENGKKPRQVRKKEGSIESFRLPSGVRVVVRENRNLPLVSIRSASLGGLRSETRRNNGSSHLIQSLLTKGTAHRTARELAEESESLSGHIDGYLGRNLLGVSGTFLSDKIVEGLDLFFDVLLHPGFPEDEVAKEKGHTLTAIRNEEDSLSSLAMKRFMAALYPTHPYGLPTMGTAETVRRLRRADLMRHYFDTVRPDNLVLSVVGDVSPGDVRERLTDKLAAWKAKRGRFSKIPLPKPPSKPVEVITRKNKLQAHIVYGFLGTTVRHPDRFALEVMNYVLAGQGGRLFIELRDKRGLAYAVSSSTQEGIEPGSITVYMGTDTSKLDDSLAGIREELDRIRKEPASEDEIERAKRFIIGNYELDLQKNSSVAALMAYHACYGMPIDEIFRYPERIERVTRQDILRVARKYLKPEASVLSVIKN